A single genomic interval of Alicyclobacillus macrosporangiidus CPP55 harbors:
- the dnaB gene encoding replicative DNA helicase: protein MWHGDDQASVRTAELTMIATLLDRPTLLDEIDLSPADFEDERNALVYQTVTSLYEQGKPVSNVLVGEKLARSLDPQYLAVALNVTYAQPWAAKELAHQIRQNAKRRRLQKAAMRLQEIAMMADEIGDNEMAEVEKAIAQIESQETETSGPRHIGDILRDHVQVLEERYKQKGLVGINTGFRQLNAYTGGWRPQTLCVVAARPSMGKTAFMLHTARAASLNDVAVVFSLEMGDDSIADRLVASEGGVPLYSIHHGRIQDSDWPKLTQAFARLEARNLFVDTQANVSTAYIRAKLRRLARKLPADKRMVVFVDYMQLIQTQRGRSRTEEVGEVSRELKAIAKEMNCCVVALAQLSRAVEQRQDKRPTLADIRESGQIEQDADVIMFLYRDEYYNPNTDTPGIVEVIIGKQRNGPIGTAKLAFSKETQVFQEVRGA, encoded by the coding sequence ATGTGGCATGGTGATGACCAAGCTTCCGTTCGGACGGCAGAACTGACAATGATCGCAACCCTGCTCGACAGGCCGACGCTGCTCGATGAGATTGACCTTAGCCCAGCGGACTTCGAGGATGAGCGAAACGCCCTGGTCTATCAGACGGTGACGTCACTGTACGAGCAAGGAAAGCCCGTCAGTAACGTCTTAGTCGGTGAGAAACTGGCCCGTAGCCTGGACCCTCAATACCTGGCTGTCGCTCTCAACGTCACATACGCGCAGCCCTGGGCCGCAAAGGAGCTCGCACACCAAATCCGCCAGAATGCCAAGCGTCGCCGTCTCCAAAAGGCAGCAATGCGGCTCCAAGAGATCGCGATGATGGCTGACGAGATCGGGGATAACGAGATGGCCGAGGTTGAGAAGGCCATCGCACAGATTGAATCTCAGGAAACCGAGACGAGCGGACCACGGCACATCGGCGACATCCTGCGCGATCACGTACAGGTACTCGAGGAGAGATACAAACAAAAAGGGCTAGTGGGCATAAACACCGGGTTCAGGCAGCTGAATGCCTACACCGGCGGGTGGCGTCCACAGACGCTTTGTGTCGTCGCAGCACGGCCAAGCATGGGCAAGACGGCATTCATGCTGCACACGGCGCGAGCGGCCTCGTTAAATGACGTCGCGGTAGTGTTCAGCCTTGAGATGGGCGATGACTCGATTGCGGACAGGCTGGTGGCGTCAGAAGGCGGTGTGCCACTGTACAGCATCCATCACGGACGAATCCAGGACAGCGACTGGCCAAAACTGACGCAGGCCTTCGCACGGCTTGAGGCGAGAAACCTTTTCGTTGATACGCAGGCGAACGTCTCGACAGCCTACATCCGGGCGAAGCTTCGACGCCTGGCGCGGAAACTTCCTGCCGATAAACGCATGGTGGTCTTTGTCGATTATATGCAGCTGATTCAAACTCAGCGCGGTCGCAGTCGGACGGAGGAGGTCGGGGAAGTCAGCCGGGAGCTCAAGGCCATCGCGAAGGAGATGAACTGCTGTGTGGTGGCATTGGCTCAGCTCAGCCGGGCCGTCGAGCAGCGCCAAGACAAGCGGCCGACGCTCGCCGACATCCGTGAGAGCGGCCAGATTGAGCAGGACGCCGATGTCATCATGTTTCTCTACCGGGACGAGTACTACAACCCGAACACAGACACGCCCGGGATTGTCGAGGTGATCATCGGCAAGCAGCGCAACGGCCCGATAGGCACCGCGAAGCTTGCGTTTTCGAAAGAAACTCAGGTCTTCCAGGAGGTGAGAGGCGCATGA
- a CDS encoding replication initiation factor domain-containing protein produces MSERDDAPNFGNTGAETPAEPRALVDWVSITFPWDDPGRAIQAIGLEADRPEREGRGRHGYRFMLDFGDAWVMWGGRDGMGVHAVLSGDGCRRMEQKAGWKESLATWRSLRGRIRRLDVALDVYHLDVAKRASEAILGGLVKTRWRAYQIVQSGSVHGDTREGLTVYFGSPQSLVRCRLYDKAAQMGTDGTWHRIELQTRDERAEAVAEHVAAGRPIGELLAGILRHYLTIQAEWWEELLGKTESIVLATERPARKIDEVRDWFVRNMAPTLSLVFEHQGGDVDWLYDIIHQGRARRTVRQQNLLNQE; encoded by the coding sequence ATGAGCGAACGAGACGACGCTCCCAACTTTGGTAACACGGGAGCAGAAACTCCGGCCGAGCCCCGCGCCCTGGTGGATTGGGTGTCCATCACGTTCCCCTGGGACGACCCAGGCCGCGCCATCCAGGCCATCGGCCTCGAGGCCGACCGGCCTGAAAGGGAGGGCCGGGGACGCCACGGTTACCGGTTCATGCTCGACTTTGGGGACGCCTGGGTGATGTGGGGCGGACGGGACGGGATGGGTGTCCACGCCGTTCTCTCCGGGGACGGGTGCCGCCGGATGGAGCAAAAAGCCGGCTGGAAGGAAAGTCTTGCCACGTGGAGGAGCCTGCGAGGCCGTATACGCCGTTTGGATGTGGCGCTCGACGTATATCACTTGGACGTCGCAAAACGGGCCTCAGAAGCCATCCTGGGCGGTCTGGTGAAGACCCGCTGGAGAGCGTACCAGATTGTCCAGTCCGGGTCTGTCCACGGGGACACCCGGGAAGGGCTCACGGTGTACTTCGGGAGCCCGCAGAGTCTTGTCCGTTGCAGGCTCTACGACAAAGCGGCGCAGATGGGCACCGATGGGACCTGGCACCGCATCGAGCTGCAGACACGAGACGAGCGGGCAGAGGCCGTCGCGGAGCACGTCGCCGCCGGCCGGCCAATTGGGGAGCTGCTGGCGGGAATCCTCCGCCACTATCTCACGATCCAGGCCGAGTGGTGGGAGGAGCTCCTAGGGAAAACGGAAAGCATTGTCCTGGCTACTGAGCGGCCGGCGAGGAAGATTGACGAGGTGCGCGATTGGTTCGTGCGGAATATGGCACCGACCCTGTCGCTCGTCTTTGAGCACCAGGGCGGGGACGTCGATTGGCTGTATGACATCATCCACCAGGGGCGCGCACGCCGAACGGTGCGCCAGCAAAACTTACTCAATCAGGAGTGA
- a CDS encoding helix-turn-helix domain-containing protein, with amino-acid sequence MEFQGTLRATNYHFSVPASVFLEDLTIYEQSVYFVLLAHASFEGTSFPSIRRIAQFGRMSERKAQYCIRSLVDKGLLQVNQRFEATKTGEMRQTSNEYTIVTPQPRSHQGQDEHASAQHAPRGGAHGAPGGCTACTGGGAHGAPQEHDHFEHNQVNNTSSSGDSLEIHVGNEEPRSSASTPPPISAVFASDVEEACQAVEIRMIQHTGKRFIVKREDYKALKQLLASGIPLDFILTGIDRAFERNPDISTFRYCAKVITDLWGKELAKRESVAPIDFPHAKRTRAASDNPGRYIPEGLAPEVAAALEEGEMAHVAW; translated from the coding sequence ATGGAGTTCCAAGGTACTTTGCGGGCGACAAACTATCACTTCTCTGTTCCTGCGTCGGTATTTCTGGAAGACCTGACAATCTACGAGCAATCTGTGTACTTTGTTCTCCTCGCACATGCGAGTTTTGAGGGCACATCCTTTCCGAGCATCCGGCGGATTGCCCAATTCGGTCGCATGAGCGAGCGCAAGGCTCAGTATTGCATCAGGTCTCTCGTGGATAAAGGCTTACTCCAGGTGAACCAACGCTTTGAGGCAACGAAGACAGGCGAGATGCGTCAGACATCAAACGAGTACACGATTGTGACACCGCAGCCACGGTCTCACCAAGGGCAAGACGAACACGCGAGCGCACAGCATGCACCGAGGGGGGGTGCACACGGTGCACCGGGGGGGTGCACAGCATGCACCGGGGGGGGTGCACACGGTGCACCCCAGGAACATGATCACTTTGAACATAACCAAGTGAACAATACTAGCAGCAGCGGCGATAGTCTGGAGATCCACGTGGGCAACGAGGAACCACGCAGCTCTGCTTCGACGCCGCCGCCGATCAGCGCTGTTTTTGCGAGCGACGTTGAAGAAGCCTGCCAAGCGGTCGAGATCCGTATGATTCAGCACACGGGCAAGCGATTTATCGTGAAGCGCGAAGACTATAAGGCCCTCAAACAGCTCCTTGCAAGTGGCATTCCGCTGGATTTCATCCTGACAGGTATCGACAGGGCTTTCGAGCGTAATCCGGACATCAGCACCTTCCGCTATTGCGCTAAGGTCATCACTGACCTATGGGGCAAGGAGCTCGCCAAGCGCGAGAGCGTGGCGCCGATTGACTTCCCTCATGCCAAACGAACAAGAGCGGCGTCAGACAATCCAGGCCGGTACATTCCGGAGGGATTGGCTCCAGAAGTTGCCGCGGCCCTCGAGGAAGGAGAGATGGCACATGTGGCATGGTGA
- a CDS encoding DUF3967 domain-containing protein, with protein MEHWLTIPDVEKQTRIPERTIRRYLTLHGHHVQTRKQGRSLLVSDQSVPVLIQIRDWYAAGWNAERVEEALSQSGLPVTVTIDGHESAMTVAEALQGLQTHVAAAMTAMAEEMAALRREVAATREENERLRSFLEERLEERDRQLMEALREIQERKSERKIPRWKFWSK; from the coding sequence ATGGAGCATTGGCTGACCATCCCTGATGTGGAGAAGCAGACGCGGATTCCCGAACGGACGATCCGCCGCTATTTGACCTTGCACGGACATCACGTGCAGACCAGGAAGCAGGGGCGGAGTCTCCTGGTTTCTGACCAGTCGGTCCCGGTGCTTATTCAGATCCGCGACTGGTATGCGGCCGGCTGGAACGCCGAACGGGTCGAGGAAGCATTGTCTCAGAGTGGCCTACCGGTGACGGTCACGATTGACGGCCACGAGTCGGCCATGACCGTGGCAGAGGCCTTACAGGGACTGCAAACACACGTGGCCGCGGCCATGACCGCCATGGCCGAAGAGATGGCCGCGCTGCGCCGCGAAGTGGCTGCAACCCGGGAGGAAAACGAACGTCTGCGGAGCTTTCTTGAAGAGCGACTCGAGGAACGCGACCGCCAGCTGATGGAGGCATTACGGGAGATCCAGGAGAGGAAATCCGAACGAAAAATCCCGCGTTGGAAGTTCTGGAGCAAATGA
- a CDS encoding helix-turn-helix domain-containing protein has product MDGIVAAQRLKRLRYANGLSQQKLAQASGVSFATIRRLETDPDYWDVVTDRTLMPIARSLDVPADYFTRDEDDDPEKLPTPHVPGSKASGIRQEDLQALIAALQPKVQAHKPIREGMDDLPLRSHRDEPWNDKMLCLLEHVRRAVMDWSEEEHSDEYASLLDAITAEVDEWARRHGVPVPDDYRDNIKGNEDDVQGGRNQASKRNAAAIGANETLYELHRSVLGDQLRKAGKAGDLLKPGSKPMTVRARIRYDGDHYDELQVGGKKYLVRCPHDTTSTDVKDHSFVLELGNTRTAFGAGAN; this is encoded by the coding sequence ATGGATGGAATCGTGGCAGCTCAAAGGCTCAAAAGACTGCGGTACGCGAACGGATTGTCGCAACAAAAGTTGGCTCAAGCGTCGGGCGTCAGTTTCGCGACAATCAGGCGGTTGGAGACGGACCCTGATTACTGGGACGTGGTGACCGACAGGACACTGATGCCGATTGCAAGATCGCTCGACGTGCCTGCCGACTACTTCACGCGGGACGAGGACGACGATCCGGAGAAGCTTCCAACGCCCCATGTGCCCGGCTCTAAAGCATCGGGCATCAGACAGGAGGATTTGCAGGCCTTAATCGCGGCACTACAACCCAAGGTTCAGGCGCACAAGCCGATCCGTGAGGGCATGGACGATCTGCCGTTGCGTTCCCATCGCGATGAGCCCTGGAATGACAAGATGCTGTGCCTTTTGGAGCATGTTCGCCGGGCGGTGATGGACTGGTCGGAGGAGGAGCATTCTGACGAGTACGCCAGCCTGCTGGACGCCATCACGGCAGAGGTTGACGAGTGGGCCCGGAGGCATGGCGTTCCGGTTCCGGACGATTACCGCGACAACATCAAGGGAAACGAAGACGATGTGCAGGGCGGCCGCAATCAAGCCAGTAAGCGAAATGCAGCGGCCATTGGCGCCAACGAGACGCTGTATGAGCTGCATCGTAGCGTTCTCGGCGATCAGCTGCGAAAAGCAGGGAAAGCCGGAGACCTCCTAAAGCCAGGCTCCAAGCCGATGACGGTAAGAGCTCGCATTCGCTACGACGGCGATCACTATGACGAACTCCAGGTCGGGGGCAAGAAGTACCTGGTGCGCTGCCCGCATGACACCACCTCGACGGACGTGAAGGATCATTCGTTCGTCCTGGAGCTCGGCAATACACGAACCGCATTTGGTGCAGGCGCGAACTGA